The following proteins are encoded in a genomic region of Spirosoma sp. SC4-14:
- a CDS encoding pseudouridine synthase, with translation MHSDSSSLPSTATLDVLYRSDDLVAINKPHGLLVHRSPIASDASEFAVQVLRNQLGQRVYPVHRLDRKTSGVLLFALNETMNSLMQQQFADGLLSKAYRAIVRGYTANEQVIDYPLRRDDGVVQDAVTRLKTLQRTEIPLPFGKHQTSRYSLVELTPTTGRMHQLRKHMAHILHPIIGDRPHGCNKQNKLFLDHFQMNTMLLHACQLQFNHPLSSETIVISAPPQSEFQRMMHELFGKYH, from the coding sequence ATGCATTCAGATTCGTCATCACTTCCTTCAACTGCCACGCTCGATGTACTCTATCGATCGGATGACTTGGTAGCGATCAATAAACCACATGGGCTGCTGGTGCATCGGTCGCCAATTGCCAGCGATGCCAGCGAATTTGCGGTTCAGGTTCTCCGCAACCAGCTTGGGCAACGGGTTTATCCGGTTCATAGACTTGATCGCAAAACGAGTGGTGTTCTTCTTTTTGCCCTGAATGAGACCATGAACTCCCTGATGCAGCAACAGTTTGCTGATGGTTTATTATCGAAAGCCTACCGGGCTATTGTTCGTGGCTATACGGCTAATGAACAGGTTATTGACTATCCACTCCGGCGCGACGACGGTGTAGTTCAGGATGCTGTTACGCGCCTGAAAACCCTCCAGCGTACCGAAATTCCATTGCCATTCGGCAAACATCAGACATCCCGCTACTCACTCGTTGAGCTCACGCCCACTACCGGCCGAATGCATCAGTTGCGGAAGCACATGGCCCATATTCTGCACCCCATTATTGGTGATCGTCCGCACGGCTGCAACAAGCAGAATAAACTTTTTCTGGATCATTTTCAGATGAATACCATGCTGCTACACGCCTGTCAGCTTCAGTTTAATCATCCCCTTTCTTCAGAAACCATCGTCATTTCCGCCCCCCCACAATCTGAATTTCAACGTATGATGCATGAATTATTCGGAAAATATCATTAA